A section of the Paralichthys olivaceus isolate ysfri-2021 chromosome 14, ASM2471397v2, whole genome shotgun sequence genome encodes:
- the dennd10 gene encoding DENN domain-containing protein 10, translating to MAASETQLMLSVGLIEKDVNGDTLWVWCFPSVDSDVRQILLSKCCLTQQGRDFHTFVFGQFCRMWYYITTVEVQEPTALKKVTHFSIVVTAKDFNPEKYAALSRILCRMYIKYGSPVKMMEAYLTVLTKGICQSDENGSFLIKDYDVRKAYLAGSIKDVVSQFGMETIILYTALMLKKRIVIHHPRIEALLEFTRVLPALTWHRKDWSILHPYVHLTDTELEDLKKCPGYVAGFVDPEVSNRSDLFDVYVNLPDSVITVSQNAKEAMAMGKLHKEVGLLIVQSAEDAERSDSQVIKDISVKTKEILANLVALADEGEDSKITLEGLKQHHFPPATENFLFHLAAAEQLLRI from the exons ATGGCAGCATCTGAAACACAGCTTATGTTAAGCGTCGGGTTGATCG AGAAAGATGTGAATGGAGACACACTGTGGGTGTGGTGCTTCCCCTCCGTGGACTCAGACGTGAGACAGATCCTGCTCAGTAAGTGCTGTCTGACGCAGCAGGGCCGCGACTTCCACACCTTTGTGTTTGGTCAGTTCTGTCGTATGTGGTACTACATCACCACAGTGGAGGTGCAGGAGCCCACAGCACTAAAAAAG GTCACTCATTTTTCCATAGTTGTTACAGCAAAAGACTTCAACCCTGAGAAGTACGCTGCTCTCAGTAGAATCCTCTGCAG GATGTACATCAAGTATGGCAGCCCAGTGAAGATGATGGAGGCGTACCTCACTGTTCTCACTAAAGGAATCTGTCAGAGTGATGAAAATGGCTCGTTTCTTATTAAGGACTATGACGTGCGGAAGGCGTACCTGGCTGGTTCAATCAAAG ATGTGGTGTCTCAGTTTGGTATGGAGACTATCATCCTGTATACCGCTCTCATGCTGAAGAAGAGGATCGTCATCCATCACCCTCGTATTGAAGCGTTGTTGGAGTTTACAAG AGTTCTGCCGGCTCTGACGTGGCACAGGAAAGACTGGTCCATCCTGCACCCGTACGTGCACCTGACCGATACCGAGCTGGAGGATTTAAAGAAATGTCCCG GTTATGTTGCAGGATTTGTGGATCCGGAAGTGAGCAACAGATCGGACTTGTTTGACGTGTACGTGAACCTCCCTGACAGCGTCATCACCGTTTCCCAGAATGCCAAAG AGGCCATGGCTATGGGGAAGTTACACAAGGAGGTTGGTCTCCTCATCGTCCAGTCAGCGGAGGACGCTGAGAGGTCAGACAGTCAGGTGATCaag GACATCTCTGTGAAGACCAAAGAGATCCTCGCAAACCTGGTCGCCCTGGCAGACGAGGGTGAAGACTCTAAAATCACGCTGGAGGGTTTGAAGCAGCATCACTTTCCTCCAGCAACAGAGAACTTCCTTTTTCATTTGGCAGCTGCTGAGCAACTCTTACGGATATAA
- the eif3s10 gene encoding eukaryotic translation initiation factor 3 subunit A: MPAYFQRPENALKRANEFLEVGKKQPALDVLYDVIKSKKHRTWQKIHEPIMLKYLELCVDLRKSHLAKEGLYQYKNICQQVNIKSLEDVVRAYLKLAEEKTETAKGESQQMVLDIEDLDNIQTPESVLLSAVSGEDTQDRTDRLLLTPWVKFLWESYRQCLDLLRNNSKVERLYHDIAQQAFKFCLQYTRKAEFRKLCDNLRMHLGQIQRHHNQSTAINLNNPESQSMHLETRLVQLDSAISMELWQEAFKAVEDIHGLFALSKKPPKPQLMANYYNKVSTVFWKSGNALFHACTLHRLYHLSREMRKNLTQDEMQRMSTRVLLATLSIPITPERTDIARLLDMDGIIVEKQRRLATLLGLQSPPTRQSLINDMVRFNLLQYVVPDIKELYNWLEVEFHPLKLSGRVTKVLTWVKDQAEKEADLQQYVPHLQNNTILRLLQQVAQIYQSIEFNRLASLVPFVDAFQLERSIVDAARHCDLQVRIDHTSRTLSFGSDLNYSTKEDAPVGPFLQNMPSEQIRNQLTAMSSSLAKAIQVIKPASLLQEREEHSQQAIAAYLKNARKDHQRILARRQTIEERKERLESLNIQREKEELEQREAEMQKVRKAEEERLRQEAKEREKERIMQEHEQIKKKTVRERLEQIKKTELGAKAFKDIDIEDLEELDPDFIMAKQVEQLEKEKRELQERLKNQEKKIDYFERAKRLEEIPLIKKAYEEQRIKDMELWELQEEERISNMKVEREKALEHKNRMSRMMEDKENFLSKITDARSFIYEEKLKAFQERLVEERKKRLEERKRQRKEDRRNAYYRQKEEEEQRIHEESLKKEREERERVEQEQREEEEREYQERLRKLEEQERKQRARQQEIEERERRREEEKKAPAEERPKEWGEKEEGWRRRTDGGDSEWRRPVPDRESKQEGQDEESEDKEVPFRRAEVPRRVGEDRGPRRGFDDDRGPRRDDDRPARRGFDDDRPVRRGFDDDRPVRRGFDDDRPARRGFDDDRPVRRGFDDDRPARRGFDDDRGSRRGFDDDRGPRRGFDDDRGPRRGFDDDRGSRRGMDDSRGPRRGADDDWGPRRGGDEDGGGRRGMDEGPRRGDDLKPWKPLGRPGGWREREKAREDSWGPPRDDAHDNEDEGKEEERDSDRFRDRRPQREESAWRKAGDEEGGSGWRDSRREDTGRVDRVDRGERVDRGDRDDRRDRDRRDDREQRAPPRDQDGGSSWRRGGDDKREERDRDRPRERDQEQERGDADGERGWRTDKEIPRRTKNETDDDGWTTVRR, from the exons ATGCCGGCGTATTTCCAGCGGCCGGAGAATGCTCTGAAACGAGCGAACG AGTTTCTCGAGGTTGGCAAGAAGCAGCCAGCCTTGGATGTTTTATACGATGTCATCAAGAGCAAGAAACATCGAACATGGCAGAAGATCCACGAGCCCATCATGCTCAAGTACCTGGAGCTCTGCGTGGATCTTCGCAAGAGCCACCTGGCCAAGGAGGGTCTCTACCAGTACAAGAACATCTGCCAGCAG GTGAACATCAAGTCTCTGGAGGATGTGGTCAGGGCTTACTTGAAGCTGGCGGAGGAGAAGACTGAGACGGCGAAGGGGGAGTCCCAGCAGATGGTCCTGGACATTGAGGATCTGGACAACATCCAGACCCCAGAAAG TGTGCTCCTGAGCGCTGTGAGCGGAGAGGACACTCAGGATCGTACTGATCGCCTGCTGCTCACTCCCTGGGTGAAGTTTCTGTGGGAGTCATACCGCCAGTGCCTGGACCTGCTCAGAAACAATTCCAAGGTGGAGCGGCTGTACCATGACATCGCCCAGCAAG CATTCAAGTTCTGCCTTCAGTACACCCGCAAAGCTGAGTTCCGTAAGCTGTGTGACAACCTGCGTATGCACCTGGGGCAGATCCAGCGCCACCATAACCAGAGCACGGCCATCAACCTGAACAACCCTGAAAGCCAGTCCATGCACCTGGAGACACGGCTGGTGCAGCTGGACAGTGCCATAAGCATGGAGCTCTGGCAG GAAGCCTTCAAGGCTGTTGAAGACATCCATGGCCTGTTTGCTCTTTCCAAGAAGCCTCCCAAACCTCAGCTGATGGCCAACTACTACAACAAGGTGTCAACTGTGTTCTGGAAATCTGGAAATGCTCTTTTCCACGCCTGCACCCTCCATCGCCTCTATCACCTGTCCAGGGAGATGCGTAAAAATCTGACCCAAGATGAGATGCAGAG GATGTCCACCAGAGTCCTCCTGGCCACACTGTCCATCCCCATCACCCCTGAGCGCACTGATATTGCTCGGCTGTTGGACATGGATGGCATCATTGTGGAGAAACAGCGCAGGTTGGCCACGCTCCTGGGTCTCCAGTCTCCACCAACCCGCCAGAGTCTCATCAATGACATG GTGAGATTTAATTTGCTACAGTACGTTGTCCCTGATATCAAAGAACTTTACAACTGGCTGGAGGTCGAATTTCATCCTCTGAAATTGAGTGGAAGAGTCACCAAG GTATTGACCTGGGTGAAAGaccaggctgagaaggaggctgatCTGCAACAGTATGTTCCTCACCTGCAGAACAACACCATCCTCAGGCTCCTGCAGCAg GTTGCACAGATCTATCAAAGCATTGAGTTCAACCGTCTGGCCTCCCTGGTTCCGTTTGTGGACGCCTTCCAGCTGGAGCGCTCCATTGTGGATGCTGCTCGCCACTGTGATCTGCAG GTCAGAATAGATCACACCTCTCGAACTCTGAGCTTTGGATCTGACCTGAACTACTCAACCAAAGAAGACGCTCCTGTTGGCCCGTTCCTACAGAACATGCCCTCAGAGCAGATCAGGAATCAGCTGACTGCCATGTCTTCTTCTCTGGCCAAGGCAATCCAGGTCATCAAGCCTGCCTCCCTCTTG CAAGAGCGTGAGGAGCACAGCCAGCAGGCCATCGCTGCCTACCTGAAAAATGCACGCAAGGATCACCAGCGCATCCTGGCTCGCAGACAGACCATTGAAGAGCGTAAGGAGCGCCTGGAGAGCCTGAACATCCAGCGTGAAAAGGAGGAGCTGGAACAGCGGGAAGCTGAGATGCAGAAAGTCCGAAAAGCTGAAGAGGAGCGTCTCCGCCAGGAGGCCAAAGAAAGGGAGAAGGAGCGCATCATGCAGGAGCATGAGCAGATCAAGAAGAAAACAGTCCGTGAAAGACTGGAGCAGATCAAGAAGACTGAACTTGGGGCCAAGGCCTTCAAAGATATTGATATTGAG gacctggaggagctggatcCCGACTTCATCATGGCCAAAcaggtggagcagctggagaaggagaagagggaacTCCAAGAGCGTCTAAAGAACCAGGAGAAGAAG attGACTACTTTGAGAGGGCAAAACGCCTCGAGGAGATTCCTCTGATCAAAAAAGCTTATGAGGAGCAGCGCATCAAGGACATGGAACTGTGggagctccaggaggaggagagg ATCAGTAACATGAAAGTTGAACGGGAGAAGGCTCTGGAGCACAAAAATCGCATGTCCAGGATGATGGAGGACAAAGAGAACTTTTTGTCTAAAATTACTGATGCCAGGAGCTTCATTTATGAG GAAAAACTGAAAGCCTTCCAGGAGCGtttggtggaggagaggaagaagcgtctggaagaaaggaagaggcAGCGGAAAGAGGACAGGCGTAATGCTTACTACCgccagaaagaggaagaggaacagcGTATCCATGAGGAGTCTCTCAAGAAAG AGCGCGAAGAACGTGAACGCGTGGAACAAGAgcagcgagaggaggaggagagggagtaCCAGGAGCGTCTGCGCAAGCTTGAAGAGCAGGAACGCAAGCAGCGTGCTCGTCAGCAGGAGATCGAGGAGCGAGAGCGCCGtcgtgaggaggagaaaaaggctCCAGCAGAGGAGAGACCCAAG GAGTGGGGTGAaaaggaggagggatggaggaggcgCACAGACGGAGGTGACTCAGAATGGCGTCGTCCTGTGCCTGACAG GGAGAGTAAACAGGAAGGCCAAGATGAAGAGAGCGAGGACAAGGAGGTGCCCTTCAGGCGAGCTGAAGTTCCTCGCAGGGTCGGAGAAGACAGAGGACCCCGTCGGGGCTTTGATGATGATCGAGGCCCACGTCGTGACGATGATCGTCCTGCACGCAGAGGCTTTGATGATGATCGTCCTGTACGCAGAGGCTTTGATGACGATCGTCCTGTACGCAGAGGCTTTGATGATGATCGTCCTGCACGCAGAGGCTTTGACGATGATCGCCCTGTACGCAGAGGGTTTGACGATGATCGTCCTGCACGCAGAGGTTTTGACGATGATCGCGGTTCCAGGCGTGGCTTTGACGATGATCGCGGTCCCAGGCGTGGCTTTGACGATGATCGCGGTCCCAGGCGTGGCTTTGACGATGACAGAGGTTCACGCAGAGGCATGGATGACTCAAGGGGTCCTAGGCGTGGGGCTGATGATGACTGGGGCcccagaagaggaggagatgaggatggAGGTGGAAGGAGAGGCATGGATGAGGGGCCACGTCGCGGTGACGATCTCAAACCATGGAAACCCCTGGGTAGACCTG GTGGCTGGCGTGAGAGGGAGAAGGCCCGAGAGGACAGCTGGGGACCTCCCCGTGATGATGCCCATGATAATGAAGATGAGGgcaaagaagaggagagagacagcgaCCGCTTCAGAGACCGTCGTCCACAAAG AGAGGAAAGTGCCTGGAGAAAAGcaggagatgaggagggaggaagcGGCTGGAGAGACTCTCGCAGAGAGGACACTGGCCGGGTTGATCGCGTTGACAGGGGTGAACGTGTTGATCGGGGTGATCGCGACGACCGCCGTGATAGAGACCGCCGGGATGACCGCGAACAAAGAGCCCCACCCAGAGATCAGGATGGAG GAAGCTCTTGGCGTCGTGGAGGTGACGataagagggaggagagggacaggGACCGTCCCAGAGAGAGGGACCAAGAACAAGAACGTGGGGATGCTGACGGAGAGAGGGGTTGGCGTACTGACAAAGAAATCCCTCGTCGCACCAAGAATGAGACAGATGATGATGGCTGGACCACTGTCCGCCGCTGA
- the emx2 gene encoding homeobox protein EMX2 isoform X1, which produces MFQPTPKRCFTIESLVAKDNPVPASRSEEPIRPAALSYANSGQMNPFLNGFHSGGRGVYSNPDLVFAEAVSHPQNSVPVHPVAPPHALAAHPLSSSHSPHPLFASQQRDPSTFYPWLLHRYRYLGHRFQGNETSPESFLLHNALARKPKRIRTAFSPSQLLRLEHAFEKNHYVVGAERKQLAHSLSLTETQVKVWFQNRRTKFKRQKLEEEGSESQQKKKGSHHINRWRMATKQGSPEEIDVTSDD; this is translated from the exons ATGTTTCAACCTACACCCAAGAGGTGTTTCACTATAGAGTCTTTAGTGGCGAAGGATAATCCTGTACCGGCGTCCCGCTCCGAGGAGCCCATCAGGCCAGCGGCTCTCAGCTATGCAAACTCCGGACAGATGAACCCCTTTTTGAACGGCTTTCACTCCGGCGGCAGGGGCGTCTACTCTAACCCGGACTTGGTGTTCGCCGAGGCGGTCTCTCATCCGCAAAACTCCGTCCCGGTGCACCCGGTGGCCCCGCCGCACGCTCTGGCCGCTCATCCGCTTTCCTCGTCACACAGTCCGCACCCTCTTTTTGCCAGCCAGCAAAGGGACCCTTCAACTTTCTACCCGTGGTTATTACACAGATATAGGTACTTGGGTCACAGATTTCAAG GTAATGAAACGAGTCCAGAGAGCTTCCTTTTGCACAACGCGTTGGCCAGAAAGCCCAAAAGAATCCGGACAGCGTTTTCACCCTCGCAACTCCTGCGGCTCGAACACGCGTTTGAGAAAAACCATTACGTGGTgggagcagaaagaaaacagctcGCCCACAGCCTTAGCCTCACAGAAACTCAG GTAAAAGTGTGGTTTCAGAACCGGAGGACGAAGTTCAAGCGACAGAAGTTGGAGGAGGAAGGCTCGGAGtctcagcagaagaagaaaggatCGCATCACATAAACCGGTGGAGAATGGCGACGAAACAAGGGAGCCCAGAGGAAATTGATGTCACTTCGGACGATTAA
- the emx2 gene encoding homeobox protein EMX2 isoform X2, whose product MFQPTPKRCFTIESLVAKDNPVPASRSEEPIRPAALSYANSGQMNPFLNGFHSGGRGVYSNPDLVFAEAVSHPQNSVPVHPVAPPHALAAHPLSSSHSPHPLFASQQRDPSTFYPWLLHRYRYLGHRFQGKSVVSEPEDEVQATEVGGGRLGVSAEEERIASHKPVENGDETREPRGN is encoded by the exons ATGTTTCAACCTACACCCAAGAGGTGTTTCACTATAGAGTCTTTAGTGGCGAAGGATAATCCTGTACCGGCGTCCCGCTCCGAGGAGCCCATCAGGCCAGCGGCTCTCAGCTATGCAAACTCCGGACAGATGAACCCCTTTTTGAACGGCTTTCACTCCGGCGGCAGGGGCGTCTACTCTAACCCGGACTTGGTGTTCGCCGAGGCGGTCTCTCATCCGCAAAACTCCGTCCCGGTGCACCCGGTGGCCCCGCCGCACGCTCTGGCCGCTCATCCGCTTTCCTCGTCACACAGTCCGCACCCTCTTTTTGCCAGCCAGCAAAGGGACCCTTCAACTTTCTACCCGTGGTTATTACACAGATATAGGTACTTGGGTCACAGATTTCAAG GTAAAAGTGTGGTTTCAGAACCGGAGGACGAAGTTCAAGCGACAGAAGTTGGAGGAGGAAGGCTCGGAGtctcagcagaagaagaaaggatCGCATCACATAAACCGGTGGAGAATGGCGACGAAACAAGGGAGCCCAGAGGAAATTGA